The window TGGACAAACATAAAGCACACAGTGAGAAATGCAGGTGTTGCTGATGATGCTTTCTGAGTAGTCATGATTAAAGCTGTATAAGGATTAGCCATTTGGAAAACCTGGATTTGATTCAACCAATGGAAAAGGATGAAAGCTGGATGTTCTGAAAAGTAAAACGGAGTCATGTTAATAAATGATTTGGGGAATTCTTTGATCCATTTTCACTGCAATTACTATGCTACATTGACCTgaacacaaaaaattgaagcatCTTCTCCAGTGCTCTACATTGCTTTACTATGTGTTTTACACTGAAACATATAATGTATTGATGTTCTCTCTTTATGTAATGGCTTATAGTTGTCAGCTCAGAGTATTTGGAAGAACCTCAGACCAAGGTCAAATTTCAAACTTCACTGAGCCTTCCTGGTTGTTCTTCCTCACTGTCATTGCTTGGAACTGGTCAGTTGTGGTAccatgtatttatattatttctgATTTCTGATATGGGTTCTTTCCAGTCATTATTTCCTGATGCTTGAGAGGCTAAAACCTTTGTCATTTTGTAATACTATCAGGATACAGGGAAAAAGTGTTCGCTATTATTGGGGTGAAAGTGTATGCTGCAGGATTATATGCAAACCCATCCATCTTCAGTAAGTTAGATGCTTGGAAAGGACGTTCGTCTGCCGAGTTACAAAAGGATTCGTCATTATTTGATGCAATTTATCAGGGTAATAATCATGATAACAATAATTGTTGATTATTGAGAGATTAATGAAGAACTCTAATACTCAATTTTATGGAGTGCAGCTCCTCTCGAGAAATCACTACATATTATCTTAGTAAGAGATCTAGATGGTAAGACGTTTTGGGATGCCTTGGATGAAGCCCTTTCTCCAAGAATTAAATCACCGACTCCAGTAGATGAAACTGCACTTTCAACATTCCGAGGCATCTTTCAAGGCCGTCCTCTTCAGAAAGGAACTTCCATATTTTTGACTTGGTTGGACACGGCAAAAATGCTTGTGAGTATGATATCAACATAATATCGTTATTTCCATTgttgtattactattattttccatttattcaGTGTCTTCCTTAGACTCCCTTCGCTAATTCGTTAAACAGTTAAAAAGGTTCATCTGTACATTTGCAGGTTTTCGTAACACCTGAAGGAACTCCTTCTGTTGATGCTGCAATTGAGTCATCAAATGTTACATCTGCTCTCTTTGATGTGTTTCTTGGAGGTAATCCAGTTTCCCCATCGTTGAAAGCTTCAGCTTGTATTGGATTGGCTGCAGCTCTCAAGTAATTGAAGAAATGTGGATTTTCTGTTATTCTTTTACCTTTAAGCCTAGTTGTATTCCTAAGAACATATTCATTCCCCACCGAAGAGCTTGAGTTTTGACATGCATATAACatattattatgtattttctaTTTAGTATAAAATCGAAGCACAATTGCAAGTTCTTATTTGATAGCTTCTGGTTTTATCTGCTCTAGCATCTTCACAACTTCTGCCATAGTAGGCCTGTTGGTTGGCTCTGCCTCGAGACACATCAGTGCTATACTAAATACATTATTAGCTTCTTCAACCGGAAAATCAACCAAACTGCTGTCGATTACATActcttctctcttatcttGCACTACTGACTTTACCTGCAACAACGTGATATCAAGCACGCTTAGTGTCTGAAAGAAGATCACAAAACCTAGACTTCGCTGTAAGATAAGAGTCGAGCCTACAATGTAGTACTAGATCATTGTTCTAAAATAGTGATGCTGTCGTTGATACTCATTATCTTGTCGTAAGATTATTTAGCTCTAAATGTCCTTGCATAGGCAGCGAGATCAAAATCATCGAGATAGTTGAGAATTTTACCCAGGTGACCAGCTTAGTTCCCTCCTCAATGAATGTCTCATCTGTTGGTTTTTTCCCTGTTAGAAGCTCTAGCAATACAACTCCGAAGCTGTAGACATCTCCTTTTGCTGTGGCTTTTCCCGTATCGAAATATTCTGCAGGATATCGGAAAATCATTATCACATCACATGTTAAACTAAATCAGAGTTGAAAAAGCATACCAGGAGCCAGGTATCCGAAAGTTCCTGCTACCAAAGTCGAAACATGAGTTTTGTCCGGCTCCATCAGGGTAGCTAGTCCAAAATCGGAGACGCGGGCCTCCAAGTTATGATCCAGCAATATGTTGCTCGACTTGATATCCCGGTGTATGATGTGAGGAATGCAATCGTGGTGGAGGTAAGATATCCCTCTCGCTGCTCCAACTGCTATTTTGTATCTCGTACACCAATCAAGAGGCATCTTGTTTATCGACTTTCCTGaaaattttcctttatttgatcacatttcattatttgtgtAGTTTTATCGACTACATACCGTGAAGCAGTGCGTCCAAACTGCCATTAGGCATGAGGTCGTAGATGAGAAGATGATAGTGAGGAGCAGTGTAGTAACCATGAAGGCTTACTACATTCCGATGCTTGATGTCTCCCATGGCCGCCAGCTCTCTCTGAAAGCCGCGGTCTTGATCTGCTGCGTCGCCTAATCTGTTAAGTCTCTTAACAGCAAAAGGTATGCAGTCGTCGATGATGAGCTTGTAAACCGTCCCAAAGCCACCTGATCCAATGATATCCTTGTTGCTGAGCTTCATCGTCTTCTTCAGAAACACATCCGGTTTAATCCCCGGAGATCTGAACAGCACTAGTTTCCCTCCTGACATAACAAGGCATAAAAAGTGAGAGCCACGCGACGCGAGGAAATGAACGATGAAGAGAAGAAGCACCTCTGAAACTGTCTTGGATGAGCATTTGCCTTCGTTTCCAGCGTCGGTAGCACAGGACTGCCATAACGATCTTCGAGATGGCGAAGAAAACGACTGAAACGACGATGTATAATGCTATGTTACTTCCCATCtgatttttggtgttggcGTCTGCAACAAAACTATGAAATTGAAGATAAGATTTTGGAAAGAGTGGgtttttgttgattgttgagttGAGAAACAGGTTTGGTATGTGATGGCTAAATAATTTGTTTGCATTATTAGAAAATGGCATATCCATGTTAGAGTTAGACAGTATTACTGTATTTGAGTAGACACCCTTGGATTGTCGTCTATGTTCACACGCGTCTTGATTTCATTTGACTACAAACAGGGAAATTCCAAAAGCCAACTCCCTTCTTTCGtgaataagagtcatattataaaaagaaGATAGAAACTCCCTTCTTTCGtgaataagagtcatattataaaaagaagatagaagaaagttagtagaatatatatttcacttatatatacttcatttgTAGTagatgtatttctttttggcacgagattttaaaaaaaaaaactatgttaagtgagttaagtaattggataataaagtaggaaaggaaaaaggtagagagatgaagagaaaataaagtaagagggaaaAAACGTCGTTCttttgtcaaaaaaagaaattactcAGCTAGACAGCTAcagtgggacaacccaaaaagaa is drawn from Salvia hispanica cultivar TCC Black 2014 chromosome 6, UniMelb_Shisp_WGS_1.0, whole genome shotgun sequence and contains these coding sequences:
- the LOC125196725 gene encoding fatty-acid-binding protein 3, chloroplastic, translated to MASTVAGVSAIAPYSSLSTANSKPSDLINPKLCSLPLNCSNQSFSAFRSRLCITKNARRFSPIVYSSSPVVSSEYLEEPQTKVKFQTSLSLPGCSSSLSLLGTGYREKVFAIIGVKVYAAGLYANPSIFSKLDAWKGRSSAELQKDSSLFDAIYQAPLEKSLHIILVRDLDGKTFWDALDEALSPRIKSPTPVDETALSTFRGIFQGRPLQKGTSIFLTWLDTAKMLVFVTPEGTPSVDAAIESSNVTSALFDVFLGGNPVSPSLKASACIGLAAALK
- the LOC125196724 gene encoding receptor-like serine/threonine-protein kinase At1g78530 isoform X2; amino-acid sequence: MGSNIALYIVVSVVFFAISKIVMAVLCYRRWKRRQMLIQDSFRGGKLVLFRSPGIKPDVFLKKTMKLSNKDIIGSGGFGTVYKLIIDDCIPFAVKRLNRLGDAADQDRGFQRELAAMGDIKHRNVVSLHGYYTAPHYHLLIYDLMPNGSLDALLHGKSINKMPLDWCTRYKIAVGAARGISYLHHDCIPHIIHRDIKSSNILLDHNLEARVSDFGLATLMEPDKTHVSTLVAGTFGYLAPEYFDTGKATAKGDVYSFGVVLLELLTGKKPTDETFIEEGTKLVTWVKSVVQDKREEYVIDSSLVDFPVEEANNVFSIALMCLEAEPTNRPTMAEVVKMLEQIKPEAIK
- the LOC125196724 gene encoding receptor-like serine/threonine-protein kinase At1g78530 isoform X3, which codes for MPFSNNANKLFSHHIPNLFLNSTINKNPLFPKSYLQFHSFVADANTKNQMGSNIALYIVVSVVFFAISKIVMAVLCYRRWKRRQMLIQDSFRGGKLVLFRSPGIKPDVFLKKTMKLSNKDIIGSGGFGTVYKLIIDDCIPFAVKRLNRLGDAADQDRGFQRELAAMGDIKHRNVVSLHGYYTAPHYHLLIYDLMPNGSLDALLHGKFSGKSINKMPLDWCTRYKIAVGAARGISYLHHDCIPHIIHRDIKSSNILLDHNLEARVSDFGLATLMEPDKTHVSTLVAGTFGYLAPATAKGDVYSFGVVLLELLTGKKPTDETFIEEGTKLVTWVKSVVQDKREEYVIDSSLVDFPVEEANNVFSIALMCLEAEPTNRPTMAEVVKMLEQIKPEAIK
- the LOC125196724 gene encoding receptor-like serine/threonine-protein kinase At1g78530 isoform X1 is translated as MGSNIALYIVVSVVFFAISKIVMAVLCYRRWKRRQMLIQDSFRGGKLVLFRSPGIKPDVFLKKTMKLSNKDIIGSGGFGTVYKLIIDDCIPFAVKRLNRLGDAADQDRGFQRELAAMGDIKHRNVVSLHGYYTAPHYHLLIYDLMPNGSLDALLHGKFSGKSINKMPLDWCTRYKIAVGAARGISYLHHDCIPHIIHRDIKSSNILLDHNLEARVSDFGLATLMEPDKTHVSTLVAGTFGYLAPEYFDTGKATAKGDVYSFGVVLLELLTGKKPTDETFIEEGTKLVTWVKSVVQDKREEYVIDSSLVDFPVEEANNVFSIALMCLEAEPTNRPTMAEVVKMLEQIKPEAIK